Proteins from a genomic interval of Vicinamibacterales bacterium:
- the mfd gene encoding transcription-repair coupling factor, with translation MSSAPSLALRSLLISVIGHSGLSDPTRRISGATPPVRAMAVAAASRRLRDGVVLLVVPNDADIEAAVSDIRFFLGALEGSADAVVEQQVLPFPSTQVDPYRGFQPHLKVASARARALHSLAIPLRSSGASGGRPALVIVASAPALLTRVPEAAALLLASYEITPGIDIDPQALATTLVAGGYEPADPVDAHGEFARRGGILDVFPAGEELPIRIEFIGDTVESIRRFDPGTQRSVETLDRFGLVPVREGTGPGTVTSDLFQYLRTHKAQVLLSEPADVEKQVLAAWEQIETSYADALERQKGAPKAPPAELMLSWAEVELALEGATVLEELAIGDQGTGTELSVQPVASFHGRIADWVADARAAQERGDLVVFVAGTHGRAERTVELLKDYDVRAVMASDAGDVVAGAVLVAEGWLSKGFRLRTGETPALQLYVETDIFEEERRKTGGGRKRSLAATFLSDLRDLKVNDLIVHVDHGIGRFVGLKQISIGGGDIVQEFLELQYHGDAKLFVPVERLDLIQKYTGGSNPPLDRLGGASWEKAKSKVKKAMRDMAEELLKLYAARKAVPGHAFSADSHWQEEFEGAFEFDLTPDQATAVADIKRDMESSTPMDRLLCGDVGYGKTEVAMRAAFKAVMDGKQVAFLAPTTVLAAQHLKTLTERFASFPAKIDMVSRFRTRQEIKETLDALASGRLDVIVGTHRLLSKDVQFKDLGLLVVDEEQRFGVAHKERIKQMRKKIDVLTMTATPIPRTLNMSLVGIRDMSIIETPPKDRLSIQTNVVKFDSAVITRAIRAELARGGQVFFVHNRVESIYSMANLIQRLVPEARVVVGHGQMAEDTLEKAMLDFMTHKCDVLLSTTIVENGLDIPNANTIVINRADRYGLSQLYQLRGRVGRSDRAAYAYLLIPPEEALSPVARKRLSAMKEFSDLGSGFRVAALDLEIRGAGNLLGGEQSGTIDSVGFEMYMKLLEETIRELKGEDLEDDVRATVNLKVDFRLDEAYVPDMNQRLMIYRRMAAARSEDEIAKNVAEVRDRYGPPPTAVLNLADFARIRVLADNLGIDTVDRDGPLVVFKFREKAKADPMRLIGMVQERADLTLLPPSTVKLDLRPAPPAPPKPAPAGPKSPLQKLAEARGPKPIPKPKRQPAWWTARATAGEVTPGFTKAEILKAAPEDPRAPDGVLAKVTEFLEDLGD, from the coding sequence ATGTCTAGCGCTCCGTCACTCGCGTTACGGTCGCTGCTGATTTCGGTCATCGGGCACAGCGGGTTGTCAGACCCCACCCGGCGCATCAGCGGCGCGACTCCCCCTGTACGCGCGATGGCGGTGGCGGCGGCGTCCCGGCGCCTGCGCGACGGCGTCGTGCTCCTCGTCGTGCCCAACGACGCCGACATCGAGGCGGCGGTCAGCGACATCCGCTTCTTCCTGGGCGCGCTCGAAGGCTCGGCCGACGCGGTGGTTGAGCAGCAGGTGCTGCCGTTCCCGTCCACGCAGGTCGATCCCTATCGCGGGTTCCAGCCGCACCTGAAGGTGGCCTCGGCGCGGGCGCGGGCGCTCCATTCGCTCGCCATCCCCCTTCGCTCCTCTGGAGCTTCGGGGGGCAGGCCGGCTCTTGTCATCGTGGCGTCGGCGCCGGCGTTGCTGACGCGCGTGCCCGAAGCCGCGGCGCTGCTGCTGGCCTCCTACGAGATCACGCCCGGCATCGACATCGATCCGCAGGCGCTCGCCACCACGCTGGTGGCCGGCGGCTACGAGCCGGCCGACCCCGTGGACGCGCACGGCGAGTTCGCTCGGCGCGGCGGCATCCTCGACGTGTTCCCGGCCGGCGAAGAGCTGCCGATCCGCATTGAATTCATCGGCGACACGGTCGAGTCGATTCGCCGCTTCGATCCCGGTACGCAGCGGTCTGTCGAAACCCTGGATCGCTTCGGCCTCGTGCCGGTCCGCGAGGGGACGGGGCCTGGCACGGTTACATCGGATTTGTTTCAGTACCTGCGGACCCACAAGGCGCAGGTGTTGCTGTCTGAGCCAGCCGATGTGGAGAAGCAGGTGCTGGCCGCCTGGGAGCAGATTGAGACCTCCTATGCCGACGCCCTCGAGCGGCAGAAGGGCGCGCCGAAGGCGCCGCCCGCGGAGCTGATGCTGTCGTGGGCCGAAGTCGAGTTGGCGCTCGAAGGGGCGACGGTGCTCGAAGAGCTGGCGATCGGGGATCAGGGAACCGGGACTGAACTGTCGGTCCAGCCGGTGGCGTCGTTTCACGGGCGCATTGCCGACTGGGTGGCGGATGCGCGGGCGGCACAGGAACGCGGCGACCTGGTGGTGTTCGTGGCCGGCACGCACGGGCGCGCCGAGCGCACCGTTGAACTGCTGAAAGACTACGACGTGCGCGCGGTGATGGCCAGCGACGCCGGCGATGTCGTGGCCGGCGCGGTGCTGGTGGCGGAAGGGTGGCTGTCGAAGGGGTTTCGTTTACGAACCGGCGAGACCCCCGCCCTCCAGCTCTACGTCGAAACCGACATCTTCGAGGAAGAGCGGCGCAAGACCGGCGGTGGCCGCAAGCGCTCGCTCGCTGCGACCTTTCTCTCGGACCTGCGCGACCTCAAGGTCAACGACCTGATCGTCCACGTCGATCACGGCATTGGCCGCTTCGTCGGCCTCAAGCAGATCTCGATCGGCGGCGGCGACATCGTGCAGGAGTTCCTCGAGCTCCAGTATCACGGCGACGCCAAGCTGTTCGTCCCGGTGGAGCGGCTGGATCTGATCCAGAAGTACACCGGCGGATCGAACCCGCCGCTGGATCGGCTGGGCGGCGCGTCGTGGGAGAAGGCCAAGTCGAAGGTCAAGAAGGCGATGCGCGACATGGCGGAGGAGCTGCTCAAGCTCTACGCCGCGCGCAAGGCGGTGCCGGGCCACGCCTTCAGCGCCGACTCGCATTGGCAGGAAGAGTTCGAAGGCGCCTTCGAGTTCGACCTCACGCCCGACCAGGCCACCGCGGTGGCCGACATCAAGCGCGACATGGAATCGTCCACGCCCATGGACCGCCTGCTGTGCGGCGACGTCGGCTACGGCAAGACCGAAGTGGCGATGCGGGCCGCGTTCAAGGCGGTGATGGACGGCAAGCAGGTCGCCTTTCTCGCGCCCACCACCGTGCTCGCCGCGCAGCATCTCAAGACGCTGACGGAGCGCTTCGCCTCGTTCCCCGCGAAGATCGACATGGTCAGCCGCTTCCGGACCAGGCAGGAGATCAAAGAAACGCTGGATGCGCTGGCCTCCGGCCGCCTCGACGTGATCGTCGGCACGCACCGGCTGCTGTCGAAAGACGTCCAGTTCAAGGACCTCGGCCTGCTGGTCGTGGACGAAGAGCAGCGCTTCGGCGTGGCGCACAAGGAACGCATCAAGCAGATGCGCAAGAAGATCGACGTGCTCACGATGACGGCGACGCCCATCCCGCGCACGCTGAACATGTCACTGGTCGGCATCCGCGACATGTCGATCATCGAAACCCCGCCGAAGGATCGGCTGTCGATCCAGACCAACGTGGTGAAGTTCGACTCGGCGGTGATCACGCGCGCCATCCGCGCCGAGCTCGCGCGCGGCGGCCAGGTGTTCTTCGTCCACAACCGCGTCGAGTCGATCTACTCGATGGCCAACCTGATCCAACGCCTGGTGCCCGAAGCGCGCGTCGTCGTCGGACATGGCCAGATGGCGGAGGACACGCTCGAAAAGGCCATGCTCGACTTCATGACGCACAAGTGCGACGTGTTGTTGTCGACGACCATCGTCGAGAACGGCCTCGACATCCCGAACGCGAACACCATCGTGATCAATCGCGCGGATCGGTATGGCCTGTCGCAGCTCTATCAGTTGCGTGGACGCGTCGGCCGCAGCGACCGCGCGGCGTACGCGTATCTGCTGATCCCGCCTGAAGAGGCACTGTCGCCCGTCGCGCGCAAGCGCCTGTCGGCGATGAAGGAGTTCAGCGACCTGGGCAGCGGCTTCCGCGTCGCCGCGCTCGACCTCGAGATCCGCGGCGCCGGCAACCTGCTCGGCGGCGAGCAGAGCGGCACCATCGACTCGGTCGGCTTCGAGATGTACATGAAGCTGCTCGAAGAGACGATTCGCGAGCTCAAGGGCGAGGATCTCGAAGACGACGTGCGCGCCACCGTGAACCTGAAGGTGGACTTCCGGCTGGACGAGGCCTACGTGCCCGACATGAACCAGCGCCTGATGATCTACCGGCGCATGGCGGCGGCGCGCAGCGAAGACGAAATCGCGAAGAACGTCGCCGAGGTGCGCGACCGCTACGGCCCGCCGCCCACCGCCGTGCTCAACCTCGCCGACTTCGCCCGCATCCGCGTGCTGGCCGACAACCTCGGCATCGACACGGTGGATCGCGACGGCCCGCTCGTGGTGTTCAAGTTCCGCGAGAAGGCCAAGGCGGATCCGATGCGGCTGATTGGCATGGTGCAGGAACGTGCAGACCTGACGCTGCTGCCGCCCAGCACTGTGAAGCTCGACCTTCGGCCCGCGCCCCCTGCACCCCCGAAACCGGCGCCGGCCGGCCCGAAATCGCCCCTGCAGAAGCTGGCGGAGGCGCGCGGGCCCAAGCCCATCCCTAAGCCAAAGCGCCAGCCAGCCTGGTGGACGGCTCGCGCTACGGCCGGGGAGGTCACGCCGGGCTTCACCAAGGCCGAAATCCTGAAGGCGGCCCCGGAAGACCCCCGGGCGCCGGACGGAGTCTTAGCTAAAGTGACCGAGTTCCTCGAGGACCTGGGCGACTAG
- the atpD gene encoding F0F1 ATP synthase subunit beta produces the protein MATAAADQKVGKVIQVIGPVIDVEYEGGHLPAIYNAVRIFDDGSTGGEKVDIIAEVEQHLGEGRVRTVAMKPTDGLQRGMRVIDTGAPITVPVGPETLGRVLNVLGEPVDFPDQPVKSKERWPIHRPAPSLEEQSTELKMFETGIKVIDLLEPYLQGGKIGLFGGAGVGKTVIIMELINNIAMKHGGVSVFGGVGERTREGNDLWLEFQESGVIDMKDMSKSRAALVYGQMTEPPGARLRVGLSALTVAEYFRDAENKDVLLFIDNIFRFTQAGSEVSALLGRMPSAVGYQPTLLSEMGALQERITSTKKGSITSVQAIYVPADDYTDPAPATTFAHLDATTNLSRQIAELGIYPAVDPLASSSRILDPRVIGDEHYNVARSVKQILQRYKDLQDIIAILGIDELSEEDKLTVSRARKIQRFLSQPFFVASQFTGLEGKYVTIAETIRGFKEIVEGKHDALPEQAFYLVGTIDDVIAKAKQG, from the coding sequence ATGGCTACAGCAGCAGCAGATCAAAAAGTCGGCAAGGTTATCCAGGTCATCGGGCCCGTCATCGACGTGGAATACGAGGGCGGGCACCTGCCGGCCATCTACAACGCGGTCCGCATTTTCGACGACGGGTCAACCGGTGGCGAGAAGGTGGACATCATCGCGGAAGTCGAGCAGCACCTGGGCGAAGGCCGCGTGCGCACCGTCGCGATGAAGCCCACCGACGGCCTGCAGCGCGGCATGCGCGTGATCGACACCGGCGCGCCGATTACGGTGCCGGTCGGTCCCGAGACGCTCGGCCGCGTGCTGAACGTTCTGGGCGAGCCGGTCGACTTCCCGGACCAGCCGGTGAAGTCGAAGGAACGCTGGCCGATTCACCGCCCCGCGCCCTCGCTCGAGGAGCAGTCCACCGAACTGAAGATGTTCGAGACCGGCATCAAGGTCATCGACCTGCTCGAGCCCTACCTGCAGGGCGGCAAGATCGGCCTGTTCGGCGGCGCCGGCGTCGGCAAGACCGTCATCATCATGGAGCTGATCAACAACATCGCCATGAAGCACGGCGGTGTGTCGGTGTTCGGCGGTGTCGGCGAACGCACCCGCGAGGGCAACGACCTGTGGCTGGAATTCCAGGAGTCGGGCGTGATCGACATGAAAGACATGTCGAAGAGCCGCGCCGCGCTGGTTTACGGACAGATGACCGAGCCGCCAGGAGCGCGCCTGCGCGTCGGCCTCTCGGCGCTGACCGTCGCCGAGTACTTCCGCGACGCCGAGAACAAGGACGTGCTGCTGTTCATCGACAACATCTTCCGCTTCACGCAGGCGGGCTCTGAAGTGTCGGCGCTGCTCGGCCGCATGCCGTCGGCGGTCGGCTACCAGCCGACGCTGCTGTCGGAAATGGGCGCGCTGCAGGAACGCATCACCTCCACCAAGAAGGGCTCGATCACCTCGGTGCAGGCCATTTACGTGCCCGCCGACGACTACACCGACCCGGCGCCGGCGACCACGTTCGCCCACCTCGACGCCACCACCAACCTGTCGCGCCAGATTGCCGAACTCGGCATCTACCCCGCGGTGGATCCGCTGGCGTCGTCTTCGCGCATTCTCGACCCGCGCGTGATCGGCGACGAGCACTACAACGTGGCGCGTTCGGTGAAGCAGATCCTGCAGCGCTACAAGGACCTCCAGGACATCATCGCCATCCTCGGCATCGACGAGCTGTCGGAAGAAGACAAGCTCACCGTGTCGCGGGCGCGCAAGATCCAGCGCTTCCTGTCGCAGCCGTTCTTCGTGGCGTCGCAGTTCACCGGCCTGGAAGGCAAGTACGTCACCATCGCCGAGACCATCCGCGGCTTCAAGGAAATTGTCGAAGGCAAGCACGACGCGCTGCCCGAGCAGGCCTTCTACCTGGTCGGCACCATCGACGACGTGATCGCCAAGGCGAAGCAGGGGTAA
- a CDS encoding F0F1 ATP synthase subunit epsilon codes for MALPTKITLHIVSPDHSFSQEVDEVSLPGVEGDFGVLPGHTPFFTAIRTGAMTYRQGTAKHSLLVSVGFVEVLPDKVSVLAQVAERAEDLDQARAEAGMKRAEEVMGAVPHEIDFERARLAMLRTLQQLQAESRRGGV; via the coding sequence ATGGCACTACCCACCAAAATCACGCTGCACATCGTCTCGCCCGACCACTCCTTCTCGCAGGAAGTGGACGAGGTGTCGTTGCCGGGCGTGGAAGGGGACTTCGGCGTGCTGCCCGGGCACACGCCGTTCTTCACCGCGATCCGCACCGGCGCGATGACGTATCGGCAGGGCACGGCGAAGCACAGCCTGCTGGTGTCGGTGGGGTTCGTGGAAGTGCTGCCCGACAAGGTGTCGGTGCTGGCGCAGGTGGCCGAGCGCGCCGAGGATCTCGACCAGGCGCGCGCCGAGGCCGGCATGAAGCGCGCGGAAGAAGTGATGGGCGCCGTGCCCCACGAGATCGACTTCGAGCGTGCGCGGCTGGCCATGCTCCGCACGTTGCAGCAACTGCAGGCGGAAAGCCGCAGAGGCGGTGTTTAG
- a CDS encoding ABC transporter permease — protein MFSSLAKLVRYRGLIQTLVVRDLKARYRGSVLGFFWSFFNPALLLFIYTFVFTKVLPSSHPPSMEPFALFMFCGILPWTWFSSSLLESSNTLIAGGNLIKKVLFPAEVLPIVTVLANMVHFFLGLPILAAFVLYYQRPVDPLELLWLPVIVLVQLVLTTGLALFLSALTVHFRDLKDLLGNILTLWFFATPIIYSVDMAPADMRWWLNINPMTHLMRSYQEVLFFEGPFGHQQWLAALGLGSIVVFLAGYFVFDRLRDSFAEEV, from the coding sequence GTGTTTAGCAGTCTCGCGAAGCTCGTTCGCTACCGCGGGCTGATCCAGACGCTGGTCGTCCGCGATCTCAAGGCGCGCTACCGCGGCTCGGTGCTCGGTTTCTTCTGGTCGTTCTTCAACCCGGCCCTCCTCCTCTTCATCTACACCTTCGTCTTCACCAAGGTGTTGCCGTCGAGCCATCCGCCCAGCATGGAGCCGTTCGCGCTGTTCATGTTTTGCGGCATCCTGCCGTGGACGTGGTTCTCCTCCTCGCTGCTCGAGTCGTCCAACACGCTGATCGCCGGCGGCAACCTGATCAAGAAGGTGCTGTTCCCGGCGGAGGTGCTGCCGATCGTCACGGTGCTGGCGAACATGGTGCACTTCTTCCTGGGCCTGCCGATCCTCGCGGCGTTTGTCCTCTACTACCAGCGGCCGGTTGATCCGCTGGAGTTGCTGTGGCTGCCGGTGATCGTGCTGGTGCAGTTGGTCCTGACCACCGGGCTGGCGCTGTTCCTGTCGGCACTGACGGTGCACTTCCGCGACCTGAAGGACCTGCTCGGCAACATCCTGACGCTGTGGTTCTTCGCCACGCCGATCATCTACTCGGTGGACATGGCGCCGGCCGACATGCGGTGGTGGTTGAACATCAACCCGATGACCCACCTGATGCGGTCGTACCAGGAAGTGCTGTTCTTCGAAGGGCCGTTCGGCCACCAGCAATGGCTGGCCGCGCTCGGCCTCGGCTCGATCGTGGTGTTCCTGGCCGGGTATTTCGTATTCGATCGGTTGCGGGATAGCTTCGCGGAAGAAGTATGA
- a CDS encoding peptidyl-prolyl cis-trans isomerase, with the protein MKLRITGLTAAALVLAAFATVSALALSEHGSGVAGSARVEGDILEQVLVKVNGEIITKTDLEQKQILALRQKNPNLRPDSDAALQAALLEVTPQVIVDAVDELLIVQRGKELGYTMSTEQFNSILENIKKENKIETDEALQAALKQEGMTMADLRKQLERTSVIQRVQQTEVMSKLQVTDTELKAYYDAHLGDFDTVPQVTLREITVAVPADPQGINVGKDDDAKAKAEEVRAKIVAGEPFARLAADYSDSGSKANGGLVGPLSKADLSEELQKAIAGLKAGGLTPVLRTTRGYQIIKVEALQDSTTKPFEEAKSDIADKIANEKRKVEFDKFLEKLRTDAIIDWKNDDLKKAYDLGVKSFRGTVTQ; encoded by the coding sequence ATGAAATTACGAATTACCGGCCTGACCGCGGCGGCCCTGGTCCTGGCAGCGTTCGCCACGGTCAGCGCTCTTGCCCTGAGCGAGCATGGTTCCGGCGTCGCCGGAAGCGCGCGAGTCGAAGGGGATATTCTCGAACAGGTCCTGGTCAAGGTGAACGGCGAGATCATCACCAAGACCGATCTCGAGCAGAAGCAGATTCTCGCGCTGCGGCAGAAGAACCCCAACCTGCGCCCCGACAGCGACGCCGCCTTGCAGGCCGCGCTCCTCGAAGTGACGCCGCAGGTGATCGTGGACGCCGTGGACGAACTGCTGATCGTGCAGCGGGGCAAGGAGCTCGGCTACACGATGTCAACCGAGCAGTTCAACAGCATCCTCGAGAACATCAAGAAAGAAAACAAGATCGAGACCGACGAAGCGCTGCAGGCGGCGCTCAAGCAGGAAGGCATGACCATGGCCGACCTGCGCAAGCAGTTGGAGCGGACCTCGGTCATCCAGCGCGTGCAGCAGACCGAAGTGATGTCGAAGCTGCAGGTCACCGACACCGAGCTGAAGGCCTACTACGACGCGCACCTCGGCGACTTCGACACCGTGCCGCAGGTGACGCTGCGCGAGATCACCGTCGCCGTGCCGGCCGACCCCCAGGGCATCAACGTCGGCAAAGACGACGATGCCAAGGCCAAGGCGGAAGAGGTCCGCGCCAAGATCGTGGCGGGCGAGCCGTTCGCGCGGCTGGCGGCGGACTATTCGGACTCCGGTTCCAAGGCCAACGGCGGCCTGGTCGGCCCGCTCAGCAAGGCGGATCTGTCGGAAGAGTTGCAGAAGGCCATTGCCGGCCTGAAGGCCGGCGGCCTCACGCCGGTGCTGAGGACGACGCGCGGCTACCAGATCATCAAGGTGGAAGCGCTGCAGGATTCCACCACCAAGCCGTTCGAAGAGGCCAAATCGGACATCGCCGACAAGATCGCCAACGAGAAGCGCAAGGTCGAGTTCGACAAGTTCCTCGAGAAGCTGCGCACCGACGCCATCATCGACTGGAAGAACGACGACCTGAAGAAGGCCTACGACCTCGGCGTGAAGTCCTTCAGGGGCACCGTCACCCAGTAG
- the atpG gene encoding ATP synthase F1 subunit gamma, whose translation MPSLIDIRRRVRAVKSTQQITKAMKMVSSSKLRRAQERILRGRPYAQEMLRVFNNLATRTDSAKHPLLNDDPLAARTLLIVITADRGLCGSFNTNVAKAALQFSIDQPKSPDGRDVAMALVGRKGRDFFMRRGFDVLYEEVGLFQQVKWAHAQAIASTAIKEFLGPEISSVYLVYNEFRSVISQRVVIEKLLPIPRLRAEDTNSGASALATPDASASPAVDYLFEPDPQELLNTLLPLHVAVQVNRALLESSAAEHAARMQSMDSATRNAKEMVDRLTLYMNKVRQAAITREIIEVVSGAQAT comes from the coding sequence ATGCCGTCACTTATCGACATTCGCCGCCGCGTCCGCGCCGTCAAGTCGACGCAGCAGATCACGAAGGCCATGAAAATGGTCTCGTCGTCGAAGCTGCGCCGGGCGCAGGAACGCATTCTCCGCGGGCGTCCGTACGCGCAGGAGATGCTCCGGGTGTTCAACAACCTGGCGACGCGGACCGACAGCGCGAAGCACCCGCTGCTGAACGACGATCCGCTGGCCGCGCGCACGCTGCTGATCGTGATCACCGCCGACCGCGGGCTGTGCGGCAGCTTCAACACCAACGTCGCCAAGGCGGCGCTGCAGTTCTCGATCGACCAGCCGAAGTCGCCCGACGGCCGCGACGTCGCCATGGCGCTGGTCGGCCGCAAGGGCCGTGACTTCTTCATGCGCCGCGGCTTCGACGTGCTCTACGAGGAAGTCGGCCTGTTCCAGCAGGTGAAGTGGGCGCACGCGCAGGCGATCGCCTCGACTGCGATCAAGGAATTCCTGGGGCCCGAGATCAGCTCCGTTTACCTGGTCTACAACGAGTTCCGGTCGGTGATTTCGCAGCGCGTCGTGATTGAAAAGCTGCTGCCGATTCCCCGTCTTCGCGCCGAAGACACGAACTCCGGCGCTTCCGCCTTGGCTACGCCGGACGCATCGGCTTCCCCGGCGGTGGATTACCTGTTCGAGCCCGACCCGCAGGAGTTGCTGAACACGCTGCTGCCGTTGCACGTGGCGGTACAGGTCAATCGCGCGCTGCTCGAGTCGTCCGCCGCCGAACATGCGGCGCGCATGCAGTCGATGGACAGCGCCACCCGGAACGCCAAGGAAATGGTGGACCGGCTGACGCTCTACATGAACAAGGTTCGTCAGGCCGCGATTACGCGCGAGATTATTGAAGTGGTTTCGGGAGCCCAGGCAACGTAG
- a CDS encoding ABC transporter ATP-binding protein: protein MKPAIDVINVSKVYRRYARRRQFATLKSALLDGSLLGDLKPDETFQALKNVSFSVPKGCTYGVIGRNGSGKSTLLKCVAGITRPTEGKVVVDGRISALIELGAGFHPEISGRENIFINGIMLGLTKKQIQRRFDEIVDFAEMQDFIDAPVKTYSSGMYMRLGFAVAIHVDPEVLLVDEVLAVGDQGFTHKCLDKFSEFRRRNKSILLVTHSLDLVEKFCDEAHWLDKGVSRGEGDPKRVVAAYIINVEDSEENELAKAEAMRVAASASEVPQAPPPDVDGESAPENPVDDAETVRDGFKSTEGRWGTREIEITNVSISGPDGESGHVFQSGDDIKVHMTMTAKEPITDFVFGLGLFNADGVCVYGTNTNLEEFQPSEIVGECSVTFEIDSLDLVEGTYRLDLAAHKADGYPYDYHRLLYTFRIKSRVRDVGIYRPAHRWTFGGGITFKGSAE from the coding sequence ATGAAGCCGGCAATCGACGTCATCAACGTCTCCAAGGTCTACCGGCGCTACGCGCGGCGGCGGCAGTTTGCCACGCTCAAGTCGGCGTTGCTTGACGGCAGCCTGCTCGGCGACCTGAAGCCGGACGAGACGTTCCAGGCCCTCAAGAACGTGTCGTTCTCGGTGCCGAAGGGCTGCACCTACGGCGTGATTGGCCGCAACGGCTCCGGCAAGAGCACGCTGCTCAAGTGCGTGGCCGGCATCACCCGGCCGACCGAGGGCAAGGTGGTCGTTGACGGCCGCATCTCGGCGCTGATCGAACTGGGCGCCGGCTTCCACCCCGAGATCTCCGGCCGCGAGAACATCTTCATCAACGGCATCATGCTGGGCCTCACCAAGAAGCAGATCCAGCGCCGCTTCGACGAGATTGTCGACTTCGCCGAGATGCAGGACTTCATCGACGCGCCGGTGAAGACCTACTCGTCGGGCATGTACATGCGCCTCGGGTTCGCGGTGGCCATTCACGTCGATCCCGAAGTGCTGCTGGTGGACGAGGTGCTGGCGGTGGGCGACCAGGGCTTCACCCACAAGTGCCTCGACAAGTTCTCGGAGTTCCGGCGCCGCAACAAGTCGATCCTGCTGGTCACGCACTCACTCGACCTGGTGGAGAAGTTCTGCGACGAAGCACACTGGCTCGACAAGGGCGTGTCGCGCGGCGAGGGCGACCCCAAGCGCGTGGTCGCCGCCTACATCATCAACGTCGAAGACAGCGAAGAGAACGAGCTCGCCAAGGCCGAGGCCATGCGCGTCGCCGCGTCAGCGTCTGAGGTTCCCCAGGCTCCGCCACCCGACGTGGATGGTGAGAGCGCTCCCGAGAATCCGGTGGACGACGCGGAGACGGTGAGGGACGGGTTCAAGTCCACCGAAGGCCGCTGGGGCACGCGCGAGATCGAGATCACGAACGTCTCGATCAGCGGACCCGACGGCGAGTCGGGCCACGTGTTCCAGAGCGGCGACGACATCAAGGTGCACATGACGATGACGGCCAAGGAGCCGATCACGGACTTCGTGTTCGGCCTCGGCCTGTTCAACGCCGACGGCGTGTGCGTCTACGGCACCAACACCAACCTCGAGGAGTTCCAGCCCAGCGAGATCGTGGGTGAGTGCTCGGTCACGTTCGAGATCGATAGCCTCGACCTCGTTGAAGGCACCTACCGCCTGGACCTCGCGGCTCACAAGGCCGATGGTTACCCGTACGATTATCACCGGCTGCTCTACACCTTCCGCATCAAGTCGCGCGTGAGGGACGTGGGCATTTACCGTCCGGCCCACCGGTGGACGTTCGGCGGCGGCATCACCTTCAAAGGCTCCGCCGAGTAA
- a CDS encoding UpxY family transcription antiterminator, giving the protein MDPNHLRQDSGASSWFAIWTRSRHEKQVRDQLDKKSVEVFLPTIGKWSHWKDRKKKIDWPLFPGYVFARFVPDERIGILKCDGVVQIISNNGVLSSIPDEEIESIRTLVESELAYDPVPLIKEGDMVKVTHGPLRGVVGRLVRKGAHARLVLSVDLIGQAVAVTVDASDVKPY; this is encoded by the coding sequence ATGGATCCCAACCACCTTCGCCAAGATTCTGGCGCGTCAAGCTGGTTTGCGATCTGGACCAGGTCGCGGCACGAAAAGCAGGTTCGCGACCAGCTGGACAAGAAATCCGTCGAGGTCTTCCTGCCCACCATTGGCAAGTGGAGCCACTGGAAGGATCGCAAGAAGAAGATCGACTGGCCGCTGTTCCCCGGCTACGTCTTCGCCCGCTTCGTGCCCGATGAGCGGATCGGCATCCTCAAGTGCGACGGCGTCGTCCAGATCATCAGCAACAACGGCGTGCTGTCGTCGATTCCGGATGAGGAGATCGAGAGCATCCGGACGCTGGTCGAAAGCGAGCTGGCCTACGATCCCGTCCCGCTGATCAAGGAAGGGGACATGGTGAAGGTGACGCACGGCCCACTCCGCGGCGTGGTCGGGCGCCTGGTTCGCAAGGGCGCGCATGCTCGCCTCGTGCTCTCGGTGGACTTGATCGGCCAGGCGGTCGCGGTAACCGTGGACGCGTCGGACGTGAAACCCTACTAA
- the rfaE2 gene encoding D-glycero-beta-D-manno-heptose 1-phosphate adenylyltransferase has product MILSLNEAVAFGHRERSLGRTIIFTNGVFDILHPGHVRYLRDARALGDVLIVGVNSDRSARSLGKAPDRPIHPEHERVEVLSALAAVDVVVVFDEETPHAIVSALQPDILVKGADWGADAIVGRDVVEARGGKVVRIDLAPGYSTTAIIERIRTGV; this is encoded by the coding sequence ATGATCCTGTCATTGAACGAAGCCGTGGCGTTCGGGCACCGCGAGCGGAGTCTCGGGCGCACGATCATCTTTACCAACGGCGTCTTCGACATCCTGCATCCCGGCCACGTCCGCTACCTCCGCGACGCCCGCGCCCTGGGCGACGTGCTGATCGTCGGCGTCAACAGCGATCGTTCGGCGCGGTCGCTGGGCAAGGCCCCGGACCGCCCCATCCATCCCGAACACGAGCGCGTTGAAGTGCTCTCCGCGCTGGCGGCGGTGGATGTGGTGGTGGTGTTCGACGAAGAGACCCCGCACGCGATCGTCTCGGCCCTGCAGCCAGACATTCTCGTCAAGGGCGCCGACTGGGGCGCCGACGCCATTGTCGGCCGCGACGTCGTCGAAGCGCGCGGCGGCAAGGTGGTCCGCATCGACCTCGCCCCGGGCTATTCGACGACCGCCATCATCGAACGGATACGGACGGGGGTCTGA